The nucleotide sequence GGATGGTATGGTACCCAATTTCCCTTTTCTAATTTCCCTTTTCCTTATTGCCTCTGCCACACCAAAACGTTTGTGTGCCTGAATGTGGAGAGGTAATCAGGTACATCAAAGTTAAGGTCAATTCCTTAGAAGATACCAGGACATTCCCATAAAGAAACAATACATAATTGGTTTAAAATCCTGACtgcttaaagagagagagagagagagatcctctaGGAGAGTTCGGTGGTCGAACATTTCTTTCCAAAAGTGATAAGATTAGAATCAGGAACTGCAGACATAAAAAAGTTTCCCAGAGCCATTCTGTATGGTAACATACTTTGATTTACTCTGTGTATGCAATTTAAACATGTGCCCGGCTAGGAGTATAATATGAGGAACAAGGATCCTCCCTCAGGTGTCGTTAACATTTGTGATGTACACCACATATCTCCAACCAGGCTTGTAAAAAGCTATTGAAATAATGTAGACTAAGCGCTGTATCCCTTGTCCATGCAGCCCGTGGAAGCTTACCAGTAGCACAGGTTGGCACAACTCTAGCGTGTgtgtttttttgctttgcagtgtAAACTTCCAGTTAAATActgtttgtctgtttttaaagTCCACACTTCTGAGGGGACGTGTATAAATGGGGGCAGTTTAACCTACAATGCTTCCTTCAACAGCTTGTGTTGAAAAAGCATGACAAGTGGTGTGCAATTTAGTTATCttaacaaaaatgtaattttttttaaaaaaagtaataaataatattaatggtAGTCACAGTGGGAAACAAATTGCTTAAACTTTAAGTTTAAGCAATTTGCTCAGGCATGTCCTAAAAGTTAGAGCACTGCTTGAAGTTGAAGATGCACCTAATTGACCAGTTCACTTATCTGGTGGAAATGTCAGCGCCTTGCACTTCCAAAACTTGCTTGCCTTCCAATATTTGTGTTCTCCTTCTCTCTGCCTTTATTAATAGTTTTATATAGCACATTCAACATGAAAAGTAATGTATAGTCCTTATTCATTCTTGCAAAAGCCCTTGGGGAGAACTGAGGCTGGGAGAGAGTAACTTGCAATCCTATGGACATGCAGTCCTAGACTCTGCAATCTTAGACATGTTTGTGTGGGAATCAGCATACACCACTGAGCATAGTTGGATTTTCTTTTGAACAAACCTGTCACAGGCTTCAGCTTCACACCATCTATTCTAGTAAATGTATAGCCAGACCATAATTTGAATCCGTCTTCTTGGTCCTAGTCTAATACTCTGGCCTTTGAActctattttattattaaataaaatatcacataAATGGATACTATCATAATGGACTTTTGATCACTCATCAAAATTCTTGATCCTAGGGGTTAATATTTAATGGTGCCAACTtaaggtttttgtgttttttcaaTTTGACTTATGTGACTAGCAGGATTTAGAATGAAACATCTTACAGGGCCGTTACTGAATTGTTTCCTTCTGTCTCTGAAGATCATATTTTGGTCACTGTAAAACACCAGAGAATACTGGTGCAAATATGTTTGAATGTGCTATATAGAACCAGAGTATATTCTAAAATATAGGAAGTACTGATCCTCCCCTATCTAACAACTAAAAAACCAGTGTGGTTCCACAGATGCAGAATTAGAAAGGAACCAGAATACAAATCCTGCCCATCTTGGGTGTGATGAATGGCCTTTGTTAGCCAAGACATTTCTCAGTCATAGTTCTCAGTCCGTAAAACTTGACAATGGCTTTGGACATGATCCAGCCCACTTGCACAGCCtgagcctatgcatgtttactcagaagtaagtcccatcttACTTGATTCCAAGTAAAGGTGAAGTTTTATGCACACAAATCCCATCAATTACAATTAAAGCATGTgcttaagattgcaatcctatatttTCTTAGCtaggggtaagccccattgaactcagcgggACTTACTTTACAATAGACATGTATGTGATTGCTCTGTAAGTTTCTCCCATTTATATTAATAGGACTTTAAACTGCTGAGCTTCAACTAGATTGTGTTCTGTTGCGAAGAGGGgcatgagcttggaaaagttacttttttgaactacaactcccatcagcccaatccggtggccatgctggctggggctgatgggagttgtagttcaaaaaagtaacttttccaagctctgaaccagCTCATTAGGCGCCATTTGCATGTGAAAGTACTACATAAATTAatggaatgtttttgttttgttgctgaAACATAActcagcaaaaataaaaaaaattagaaatccCCCTTTGGGCTATATCAGGTGTAATTGTTTGAATTGTGAGTAAGATGACAGCTTCTGTCTGAAAGAAACCCCATGCAAGCTTCATGAAAGTAATGGTTCACTCATTAAGCCTGACTTCAGCATGCGAGTAATGTATGTTGAACCTTTATGTAAAAGAGACTGATTTAGTACATAGTATAGCTTGTGATGCCCCAAAGCTATCCTAGTGGTTTAAGGAGGATGCAGCTGCTTTAAGAGACTGGGGCTCTAGAATCGATGGACACTAAGTACTTGCTTTTTTCTATGTAAACCACACACAGTCTAGATCTATCACacattttttgcccctgaaaagtgcttcttgagaaatTGGTTTCACTCcgaaaaataaaagctcattgcagattgattctgcagtTCCccccagtgtgtccatttgaaaacggatgtaggcagtcccagcaatggtggtggtgggtatattcacacctgcccaatgatgttgtgggtgggtgTGTACCAAGTTGCAACCACTTCCTTCTGCGTTcccctggggcatgtgcagggaagAAAGGGCATGgataatcaaggggagggttttcaaatgtgtatcaagtaaccacatTCACCTTTGTAGATAGCAGGATGTAGGATCAATCTAGGCTGAAAgcgttgaggatgagcatgaacaattctggattttaaaaatctacatttttgggctgcctttgggttagtgtgtgtacacagcctctgaTACAGTTCAGCAGAAGAACCATGGCGGGGGGGATTAGTAACCTTGCTCGCAATCTCCTTTCTTATTTAGAAATGCCTTCCGTTACTCGTAGATTAGAAGGAATCCAGCAAGTGAGATTATAAGCGATGATAAGCAGGGAAGGGACTAtacccctcctcctcctagtATGAAACCATCTCTGACATTCTGTAGCATCTAATAAGTTGTTTTCCCACTTCTGTCCTAGACTGAAGGCAAAGCCAAGTATGGCCCAGTGTGGAAGGCCAGCTTTGGGCCCATCCTCACAGTCTACGTCGCAGATCCCAGCCTGATTGAGCAGGTGTTAAGGCAGGAAGGCAAACACCCCATCCGCTCCGACCTCTCCTCCTGGAAGGATTATAGGGTGTGCCGTGGCCACGCATACGGGCTCCTTACTGCGTGAGTACTTGCTGTTCTTTTTTGCCTTTCTCCACACATGGAGGCTGATGGGGGCTGATGTTGCAGGAGAGAGGGTTCCATCAAAAGATCTGCCAATCCAGAATCTTTTTTATATCCTACTATGGCCCAAGGAATCATTTTTCCAAGCTCGCTCACTCTGCTATCTTGAAAGATTATCTAAGTCAGATAGGATCATGTGATACAGACGGAGTCCATTTTGGGAGATATCCCAAGAGCCAGCTGTTTCCCTTAAAGTTGGCAGGCGGGCCCTGGCAAGCTGCTGGGTGGATGTCAGAACATAGAGAAGCGTGTGGAATGACATTATTTTCAGTTCCTGTGACATGAAAATTTATGCAAGTCCCCAGAGATGGTAGGCACTTACATAATCTACCACCTACACACAATGTGTAAGCAGCTTGACTTAAAGAGCATTGCAGGTTGTGTCTGTTTCCTGCCCTTCCCTTGCTATATTTGGCACTCCCCCTTGAAGAATGAAGTAGCAAACCACCTGATTCCTGTACAACAGGGGTAAGgactccagacattgttgggactacaactcccatcagccccagccagcatgggcaatggtcagggatgatgggagctggagtgcagcagcatctggagggccagagcttTCACAGCTGTGCTTTACAACATGGAGGTGGGTAACCTGCAGGAGAGACCTGTGGTAGACCTGAACTGGAGCATCAAAGGCTTCAGGCCCGACTGTGACGTACAGGCTGAGAGTCCTATTTGGGATAGCCAGGTCTCCTGTGGGGGAGAGGCCAAAGGAGCTGGCAAATAGGACCTAAGAGTATCTGACAGGATAGAGTGGCACTGTATCATAGTCTGGGCATGTGGTGTGCTTGCCACAATAGTTGTCCACCACTGTGGTAAAGAGCCTGGGCTCAGGAGGCagacagatggacaaacagacCAGAGTTTTGGTGCTTCATTATCACTACTGAGCTGTGATGGGGAAAGATCTTGAAGAATCACCCTCCAAAATACCACCTCCCAAGGAAAGAGCTGCAAAGTTTGCAGGTTGTTCTGAGCAGCAATCCTAGGCCAGTTCCTgtctttaaagttttatagaagtCCCTTCCGTGAATGTTTTGCTTAGGCTTTATGCCTCTCTCTCACTTTCTGAGCTTGCTTCTCCTACTAGAGAGCCTCACTGGGGTGAATGGGAAGAAGGGATCCCCTCTACCCCAACACGCACACACTTACCTTCCACCCTAGTTTCGGCAAGtctgcttgctgaagtttccTGTTCCTCCCTCTCACAGTCCATTTCCCGGAAATGGCGTCACGCAGGAACTGCAGGCTCTTTCCTGGGCTCGTGCAAAAGTATCAGCTGGGAGGCAGAAATTCTTTCAAGGCATTAAGCAACTTTATGACTCAGGGCTTACTTGCTGGGAATTTTCTCATCAGCTAGGCTGGTGCTTCTGCTGCACAGGCACAGGATGTGAgtaagaagaagaggaggagcaaaTCAAGTGGCAGATTTCCTACAGGCACTCTTTCTAAGCACAGCTCAAGCCATCCTGGTTGCTCTTTAAGATTTGCCTGTGAATTATAGCAGGACTTATCCTGCCCTGCACAGGGCAATGGCACAGATCCCAAAGGTGATGACTTGGGCTGAGGCATGCCCCTATACTGTGAAGCACCTAGCTGTCCCCATGCATGGGTGTGGGCATGTGTCTTGCCCAGGAAGCTAATGGAGACCTCTCTCTTCTGCTCAGGGAAGGCGAGGAGTGGCAGAAAATCCGCAGCATCCTAGGAAAGCATATGTTAAAGCCCAAAGAGGTGGAGGCCTACACCAGCATGCTTAATGATGTGGTTAGCGATCTCATCCATCGGCTGGAGCACCAGCAGAGTTCCCACAATCAGCATGTGGTGAAGAATGTGGCTGATGAGTTCTACAAGTTTGGATTAGAaggtatgcatttttatttatttacagtatttatatgCTACCCAGTAAACCATTCGTCTCAGAGGTGTATTGGTTAACGATGCAGAAAGCTGGGATAGATCTCTGTTCTTGCTGCTGCAGCTAACATGGTCATTTTGAGGTGGGGCTGGGTTAGATTTGTCTAGAAATCTTGTTTTAAATAAGGTGATGATTCAGTGAGATTAAGTAATCTCCCATCCCCTGCAGTGCCTCCTTCCACTCTGCTCCTGCAAAGCCATGTTGCCAATTCACACAATTCCTTAGTGACTCTCCTTTTCTTCCTACTTCCAAACTACTCTCTTGACATAAACTGgaacaagtttctagcccttatagcTGTAAAGATGGACCTGGAAGCAGATGGGCAATTTCTgttgaaatctcagaagccaaagCGTGAGGTTTTGTGTAACAGGGTTGAGACTACAGTGCCTTGCACAGTTCTTTGTTCTTCCTCTGGTCTAGTGAAAGCAGTTATGCAATAAAAAATGCCTTTGCTTAATTtacatcagttgcaaaatctggatcttcttggcatagaactctgagattttttttattgattgGAGAGCTGTGCCATCTACACATTAATAGGGTTTAGCTGTTCTGGCACTGATATGTTAAAAGAGTTTTTCCCACCTTTCATTTGTTGTCTTTATTTTGGATATATTGAACTATTCTGTGTGAATGCTCCATATCCCGGTTTGACCCAAATTGCTTAAGTTTTTTCAGGGCACAGCAAACTGTAATTTGGCATGTCTGAACAACTTGTTCATCATGCTCAAATCCAATTTTTTTACAGCCATATGAACCAACCTAAGTAGTCAACCTTAGCACTGTAGCacagagttggggaacctgtggccctctagatgttgctggactacagctcctatcattcctggctattgaccataatggctggggctgatgggagctggagcccagcaacatcgggagggccccaggttccccatctgCTGAATCAGATGCTCATTAGAGTAAGTTGTTGCTCACTTTCCCCCTGAAAGTCATATCCACATGGTTGGGCAAAGGACAAAAAGGAGCCAGGACAGATAGCATCTGCTCTTGTGACTTAACTGACCCGGATTTGTTCTCTTTTTGACTTGGTTGTTCTAGGCATCTCTTCGGTCCTCTTTGAATCCCGCATCGGTTGCTTGGAGCCCAAAGTCCCAGAGGAAACGGAGAATTTCATTCGCTCCATCAATACCATGTTCATCATGACTCTGTTCACTATGGCGATGCCCAAGTTCTTGCACCAAATCTTTCCTAAGCCATGGCAGAAGTTCTGTGAATCCTGGGACTATATGTTTGAATTCGGTGAGTGTTGCTGCCTGAGCTTGTCAGTGCCGTGTGGACAATGGGCTACCTGGTTTATTTGGAAAAAAGCTGTTGTAGCGTCTTTCAGAATCTTTTTTGCTCACTAAGCACATATGACATCACAATATTTAATTGTTGCATTTCATTCTCTCTgcaattgtgtgtgtatgtttgggttatttctccctcccccaagaACTGGCACcttttttttctcattacagtattAAATGTATCCTCTGCTTGATCCCATATGTCTCTGAAGAGTGGTTTACAACCAATACAACCTTTCAATACTggaaacaaaaaataattaaTCAACATAGGTTTTAATAGTGAGACCAAGAAAACCATCAGCAACATTTGCTACTAGTTATATGGCAGAGAAGGCCTtcataaaaataatgtttttacaaGGCTTTCTAGATATTGATAGACTCCAGTTTAAATTAATAACCTTTTGCTAGAAATGCCACAGTGCTGAAGCTACTAGCAATCCCACACACACCAAATACATCATCCAGATCACCTCTTAAGCCATTATGAGATAAGTGccaattttaaaaaagctgtcTTCATGTGGTCTAGAAACTttcaattctttctttttttcaaaagctGAGATATTCAGAATGTTGATGGCTTTGTTTGTGGTTTGACCATGCCTATTCAGTTATTTAGCCTCCTTGCTGTTAGGACACAAATAAGTCATGCAGCAACTGTTCCAAATAGCACACCCTTGTCTAGATAACGATGCCCTAAAAATTTGACTGAAGGACAGTATATAAGTCTCTGAAATGAAGAAATGTCTGCTACATATGCTCCAGCTGCCTTCTGCAAGCAGGAGAAATTGGATTTAAGTAAAAAGCCGTTGGCCCAGGCTGACATGTCTGTGATGGGTGACTAAAGGTGGTGCTTGATGACTCTCCCTGTAGAAGTAGCACTCATCACTTGTTGATTCCTTTCCAGCCAAAGGACACATTGACAAGCGGATGGCTGAAGTTTCAGAAAAAGTCTCGCAAGGGGAGAAGGTGGAAGGAAAATACCTGACTTACTACCTGGCGCAGGAGAAACTGTCCATGAAATCCATCTATGGAAATGTGACTGAGCTTCTGCTGGCTGGTGTGGACACGGTAAGCCCTTTGGAATACGCTGGGGCTAAGTGCTGCTTACATGAGTGTataccttcagggttgttttggattaccagagatgaaatgcagacaagaggtttgcttataaagagttaaaatttattgagtaacttacagcattcagccaagtattcccaataaaagtggatcagtcccaccgctctgcagtagcggacgtcagagactgaacacccataccGGGCACAGATCAGGTTTATATAGCATAAATCTTGGCATATCTCATTGGCATACACATGCAGTTACATATATGATTGATGAGAGTATACACTTTGAAGTAACATATGTTGCATATAATTGGCAgttctgaccttttcacagaacaccttcaaagcagactaattgctaaAAAACTATAATATCTTTCTTGGAGCACCTTGACATCTTCTTTTGGCAAACTATATGGCTACCATCTTTATCTTCATCTTTACTAACAAGCAAAGTTCTCTTTGACCGTTACTTGACTCGTGTCATTGACCGTCCTTCGACCCATCCAttgaatctatgcctatcagGACTCTCTGAAGTCTAACAAGGTGCTTTCCAACACCATACTAGGCAAGCCAACTATAAGCTGCCTACTGATAAACATATACTTAAACATATGCCTAATTAAACTCCTTTGATATTTCTCTAactaacaaggtacattcccTACACCTAGATTAAactgcaggtggctatgaggtgatctgacatacccaaagatgctggggcctgaaaggggaatacaagcctccaggcTTTGCTAACAAATACATGTTGAATATATATTGATTAACTTAAGGCTATAACAGCTTGCTTAAAATCATTAGCTGGCACAGGGTATACAATGAGCAAGACTTCTTTTTCTGCTAGTGGAAGCCTTGTGCGATTGGACACAGGCTGAAGTTGGTTTCTGAGACAGAAAAATACCTGCAGACTGCAGTCGGGGTTGGGGTGGGGGTCCTGCAACGCTTTCCTATGGGTGGTGTAGACAGGGCTGTGGCTTCTGATAACCTTTTCTGGTTATCTGTGTCAAGTCATGGATGTCCATATCCTGACCTCTTTCCTAGGGGTTCCTCTCTGGCCTTTGCCTCCTTCTCATCCCTGGCCACCCTTGCAGGAGGGCAACTGGACAGCTATTAAGTGGGGGCTTAATTTGAGCCTAGAGCTTATTTTCTCTGCCAAAGCTTAGCCCTAGAATTTGAAATagctgtgtcttttttttttgttttttaatgagtGTTTCTGTGCAAGTACAAAGTACCTTTCTGATCCTGGGGCACAAGATCCTGCACCgcctctcttcttcttttttagcattTAAATACTGGACTGAATGGCAGATACACTCCCTTTCTCCTAATTGCTAAGATGCAATTGGAGTACAATACGCTTGGCTGTTCTGTGTAATCTGATTGGCAGAACAAGACTTCTGTAcccacttacccaggagtaagccctgttgaattcaataggaccttacttctgagtagacatgtataggatggcACTGTTAATATTTACTCTTCTGCCATGCAGGAGAGGAATTACTTGTATTCTGTCTGCAACGGCACAATCCGCTACTTTACAGTAAAAAAACCCAGTCTGACTGAAGCCCTACTCCCTATAGCCCAGTGTTAATCTAGCCCTGTCTCTATCCCTGCAgatctcaagcaccttgtcctgGAGCCTATATGAACTGTCCCGTCACCCAGAGGTGCAAACAGCCCTTCACAAGGAAATTGCTGGAGTGATGAAGGACAACCCCATCCCAACAGCAGCTGAAGTAGCTCAGATGCCCCTGCTGAAGGCGGTGGTGAAGGAGGCACTGAGGTGAGCACTGTTTTGGGAATagatgggaggggggaatccaTGGGGGTGTCCCTCATTGATGTTGCTGGGGCAAGCATAAAACATGATCAggtctgtacatgctcagaggaCTACTAGGCTCACTTCACAGGCAAAAGGCAAGTAGCAGCATGTTAGCCTCATCAGTTAGTTTGTATCAGTGATGATCATAAGGGCTCTGTCTTAAGAACAGCCTTCTGTTGCCTGCCCACAGTattttgaagagagagagagactgcctcTGCATATGGAGGTTCCTTTTTTCCCCCCTATCCTGGCTAAGTGCTGTTGTTAAACTTTAATTAATGGAAGATATTTGTCTaattcagtgttcttcaaccttggcttCCCAGAcattgttggcctacaactctcatcatccccaaccagcttAACCAagggtcagagatggtgggatttgtagtctagcaacatctgggaactcaaggttgaagaacactggtcttaTTTATCTAAACTCATGCTATTGCCACATAATTGCGGTGGTGAATCCCATAAGTTCTTGATGCTTTGTGTGACAAAGTACTTCTTTGTCTTGAACATACTGCTAGTTGGTTTCATGGGGGGACCTCAAGGATTTCTCACATTTCTTTGAAATTCGGATGCatgtaagttttcatggcaatctCACTAATCATGCTAATTGAGACATCTGGGAGTGAAGGTGGCACTGGTATGATACTCTCTAGTGCCTAGTCCagaccagccttccctaacctagtgccctccagatgttgctggactacaactcccatcatccttgaccattggtcatgctggctggaatgGTTGGAAGTTGTActcctggcaacatctggagggcacaagtttGGGGAAGGCCTGTCTAGACATCAATCCTTTTAAAGTTGCATTAAAGCTGACATTCAGGTGAGGGCCTATCAAGGATGGCGCCTTCAGCAGCTTCTGGGAACATGGAGCAAAATGTCCAGTGCTTTGGCCACTAACGTTATTCCTGGTGATCCTCAAAGCCAAacttttctgctttccttttcAAATTATGTATGCCTAAATAGGAAAACCGAATGCATCCTTTGGCTCTCAACCGCTGTAACAACGTGATCCCTTAGCCAGATGGTTAATTTGAATCCATGCGCATTGCATCCAGATACCAAGCTTAGGGAGCTGAGCAAACTTTGCAACTAGGAGGGGGAATCAATTCCTTTAGATTCAATGTGGCTATTCTGTTTCTCCCTGCAGGTTATATCCAGTGATTCCTGGCAATGCCCGTGTCATCTCGGACAGGGACATCCAAGTGGGAGACTATCTCATCCCCAAAAAAGTGAGTGTGGCACAAAATCGGATGCAAATGGGGGAAGGGGGTAGAGGTGTACAGGTAGAAGGGGAGGGTTGCCTCATCTGGACAGGCCACCAACCATTAGGCACATCTGAGTGCAGCCAGTTAATCAAGAACAGAGTGATATCTGTCTTTCTCTGGATGGACAACACCAGTTCAGTGGTATGGATGGCTCCTGAAGGATtattatagctcagtggtagggcacatgctttgtatgcagaaaatccaggttcagtccctcacACATCCAAGTAGAGCTGGCAAAagctcct is from Rhineura floridana isolate rRhiFlo1 chromosome 3, rRhiFlo1.hap2, whole genome shotgun sequence and encodes:
- the LOC133382064 gene encoding LOW QUALITY PROTEIN: 25-hydroxyvitamin D-1 alpha hydroxylase, mitochondrial (The sequence of the model RefSeq protein was modified relative to this genomic sequence to represent the inferred CDS: inserted 1 base in 1 codon) — its product is MLLQQNFAILIQLXEVFGLSRAKMPQMLKMASRASLVAKCFPEIWAESALKSQARVIKTHKTLEDMPGPNALSFFTDLFCKKGLSRLHELQTEGKAKYGPVWKASFGPILTVYVADPSLIEQVLRQEGKHPIRSDLSSWKDYRVCRGHAYGLLTAEGEEWQKIRSILGKHMLKPKEVEAYTSMLNDVVSDLIHRLEHQQSSHNQHVVKNVADEFYKFGLEGISSVLFESRIGCLEPKVPEETENFIRSINTMFIMTLFTMAMPKFLHQIFPKPWQKFCESWDYMFEFAKGHIDKRMAEVSEKVSQGEKVEGKYLTYYLAQEKLSMKSIYGNVTELLLAGVDTISSTLSWSLYELSRHPEVQTALHKEIAGVMKDNPIPTAAEVAQMPLLKAVVKEALRLYPVIPGNARVISDRDIQVGDYLIPKKTLITLCHYATSRDEKYFSNAESFQPERWLHKDEAHHPYASIPFGFGKRSCIGRRIAELEVYLALSRILMRFEVKPEQEGHTVRPMTRTLLVPEKEINLQFLSR